The following proteins come from a genomic window of Salvia hispanica cultivar TCC Black 2014 chromosome 4, UniMelb_Shisp_WGS_1.0, whole genome shotgun sequence:
- the LOC125224066 gene encoding uncharacterized protein LOC125224066 has product MDSLFLILLSLSLSFSMSLSLDIKSSTTLDSIIRDYTLQSYTKNSFKTGKLYTINLPANLSGSVHADAIRLRCGSLQRYGASIKEFHLNKSINIHPCLERVILIRQRIESNFSSLYYDDNALSGYELISPILTLAAYSLHGSNATTIDLGPITIDFSSVENKSKSNILLCASFGVDKKDVVLTKQVGDNVCGAAREGRFGVVREQALMPLKGKVSKAKIVVVSSIAAALGAFLLSLLVVAMVVNAKKKARMDEMERRAYEEEALQVSMVGHVRAVTASGTRTAPTIEHYDYRVRHS; this is encoded by the coding sequence ATGGACTCCCTCTTTCTCATCCTCCTCTCCCTTTCCCTTTCCTTTTCTATGTCACTCTCACTCGATATCAAATCCTCCACCACCCTCGATTCCATCATCCGAGACTACACATTACAATCATACACCAAAAATTCTTTCAAGACAGGCAAGCTCTACACCATCAACCTACCGGCAAACCTCTCCGGCTCCGTACATGCCGACGCGATAAGGCTCCGGTGCGGCAGCCTACAAAGATACGGCGCAAGCATCAAAGAATTCCATCTCAACAAAAGCATAAACATCCACCCTTGCCTCGAGCGAGTCATCCTCATCCGCCAACGCATCGAATCAAActtctcttctctctactACGACGACAACGCCCTCTCCGGCTATGAACTCATCTCCCCCATCCTAACCCTAGCCGCTTACTCTCTCCACGGAAGCAACGCAACCACCATCGATCTCGGCCCCATCACGATCGATTTCAGCAGCGTGGAAAACAAGTCGAAAAGcaatattttgttatgtgCAAGCTTTGGGGTGGATAAGAAGGATGTTGTGTTGACAAAGCAAGTGGGGGATAATGTGTGTGGGGCGGCGAGGGAGGGGCGGTTCGGGGTGGTGAGGGAGCAGGCGCTGATGCCGCTGAAGGGGAAGGTGAGTAAAGCGAAGATAGTGGTGGTGAGCTCGATTGCAGCGGCGTTGGGGGCTTTCCTGCTGAGTTTGCTTGTGGTGGCGATGGTGGTGAACGCGAAGAAGAAGGCGAGGATGGACGAGATGGAGAGACGGGCGTACGAGGAGGAGGCGTTGCAGGTGTCGATGGTGGGGCATGTGAGGGCGGTCACGGCTTCCGGCACCAGGACTGCGCCCACAATCGAGCATTATGATTATCGAGTTCGCCAttcttga
- the LOC125185691 gene encoding PGR5-like protein 1A, chloroplastic → MATGLGFLAPKPKCLTSHFTKPSYIPTSSSAPTRKLSIRRTLLLRGRATADPSGQVENDEVVDSNVLQYCSLDRKQKKTVGEMEQEFLQALQALYYEGKSIMSNEEFDNLKEELMWEGSSVVMLSADEQRFLEASMAYVSGIPLLSDREFDELKDGSEIVVEGPRCSLRSRKVYSDLSVDYLKMFLLNVPAAVVALGLFFFLDDITGFEITYLLELPEPFSFIFTWFAALPLILWLSFTLTNAVVKDVLILVGVCPNCGTENNSFFGSILSISSGGSTNNVKCSNCGSALVYDSKTRLITLPEGSEA, encoded by the exons ATGGCCACCGGACTTGGTTTCCTCGCACCCAAACCCAAATGTCTAACTTCTCACTTCACAAAGCCTTCTTATATCCCCACTTCTTCTTCCGCGCCCACTCGAAAGTTGTCGATTAGACGCACTTTGCTGCTCAGAGGCAGAGCCACCGCCGATCCATCAG GTCAGGTTGAAAATGATGAAGTTGTTGATAGCAACGTCTTGCAGTATTGCAGCCTGGATAGGAAGCAGAAAAAAACTGTAGGGGAGATGGAACAGGAATTTCTTCAAGCACTTCAG GCGTTGTATTACGAGGGGAAGTCTATAATGTCAAATGAAGAATTTGATAATCTCAAGGAAGAACTAATGTGGGAAGGAAGCAGCGTTGTGATGCTAa GTGCTGATGAGCAGAGGTTTTTGGAAGCTTCGATGGCCTATGTATCCGGAATCCCATTGTTGTCCGACAGGGAGTTTGATGAACTGAAAG ATGGGAGTGAAATTGTGGTTGAAGGTCCTCGATGCAGCCTCCGGAGTAGGAAG GTCTATAGCGATCTTTCTGTGGACTACCTAAAGATGTTCCTTCTGAATGTTCCAGCCGCAGTTGTTGCATTAGGACT GTTTTTCTTTCTGGATGATATAACTGGCTTCGAGATCACCTATCTCTTAGAG CTTCCGGAGCCTTTCAGTTTTATCTTCACATGGTTTGCAGCTCTGCCCCTCATATTATGGCTATCGTTCACACTCACAAATGCTGTTGTGAAAGATGTTTTGATCTTAGTG GGAGTCTGTCCGAACTGTGGAACTGAGAACAATTCATTTTTCGGTTCCATACTATCGATTTCTAGCGGAGGCTCCACGAACAACGTCAAATGCTCCAA TTGTGGAAGTGCACTGGTGTACGACTCCAAGACACGTTTGATTACGTTGCCTGAGGGAAGCGAGGCATGA